In a genomic window of Erigeron canadensis isolate Cc75 chromosome 5, C_canadensis_v1, whole genome shotgun sequence:
- the LOC122599669 gene encoding DNA-directed RNA polymerases II, IV and V subunit 3-like, with amino-acid sequence METGLQSYQRFPKIKIRELKDDYAKFELRNTDASMANALRRVMISEVPTIAIDLVEIEVNSSVLNDEFIAHRLGLIPLTSERAMSMRFSRDCDACDGDGQCEFCSVEFHLRAKCINDQTLDVTSKDLYSSDHTVVPVDFSESGGSAFENAEDSRGITIVKLRKGQELRLRAIARKGIGKDHAKWSPAATVTFMYEPEIHINEEMMETLSLEEKTSIVDSSPTKVFGINPQTGQVVVVDPEAYTYDDEVLKKVEAMGKPGLVEIYAKEDSFIFTVESTGAVKASQLVLNAIDVLKQKLDAVRLLEESLEADDQFGELGAHMRGG; translated from the exons ATGGAAACCGGACTCCAATCATACCAACGTTTCCCCAAAATCAAAATCCGCGAACTCAAAGACGACTACGCGAAATTCGAGCTACGAAACACCGACGCCTCAATGGCAAACGCGCTCCGGCGCGTGATGATTTCCGAAGTCCCAACAATCGCAATCGATTTAGTCGAAATCGAAGTCAACTCCTCCGTCCTTAACGACGAGTTTATCGCGCATCGTTTAGGTTTAATCCCATTGACAAGTGAGAGAGCAATGAGCATGCGGTTCTCACGTGACTGCGACGCGTGTGACGGAGACGGGCAGTGTGAGTTTTGTTCAGTTGAGTTTCATTTGAGAGCAAAATGTATTAATGATCAGACTCTTGATGTTACTAGTAAGGATTTGTATAGCTCTGATCATACTGTTGTCCCTGTCGATTTTTCGGAGTCCGGTGGCTCGGCTTTCGAAAACGCCGAAGATTCGAG GGGCATCACAATTGTAAAGCTGCGCAAAGGGCAAGAACTGAGGCTAAGAGCAATTGCTCGTAAGGGAATTGGAAAAGATCATGCCAAATGGTCACCTGCTGCAACTGTCACTTTCATGTATGAGCCTGAGATCCACATTAATGAAGAAATGATGGAAACTCTATCACTTGAGGAGAAGACCAGTATCGTGGATAGTAGCCCTACCAAAGTCTTTGGCATAAATCCCCAAACCGGGCAG GTCGTAGTGGTGGATCCTGAGGCATACACATATGATGATGAAGTGCTGAAGAAAGTGGAAGCCATGGGGAAACCAGGTCTTGTGGAAATCTATGCTAAAGAAGATAGTTTTATCTTCACTGTCGAATCCACTGGTGCTGTCAAGGCATCTCAGTTGGTGCTTAATGCAATTGACGTCCTAAAACAGAAGCTTGATGCAGTTCGCCTGTTGGAGGAATCTCTGGAAGCTGATGACCAGTTTGGGGAATTAGGTGCTCATATGCGAGGAGGTTGA
- the LOC122601448 gene encoding NAC domain-containing protein 2-like → MEGVQQQQQFVNKNYHDYEDGLAPGYRFCPTDAELIVCYLKAKIEKDVYPPCRIHEVNIYNYNPDDLANEYRSCDNKWYFLTPRERQCPKGSRPNRKVGNFGKWKAAQKDAAVLDVKGQEVGRKRSLNFMDENGIKTSWLMQEYTTTHPNLPIGTGPQTMLSNWVLCKIYKLKEEKNGTTGNVNQAKQQQFVGKRKNNDQENQGSVRDEQNQQLHNILKDEPSPKRTRLASDVDYNQQQQSTDPTSQQYYYNHESMLTTTADGYHCQQNQKQMSSIFMNASTNYNTSASTSSTTPNDDHQQTPSSMIVTSTPNDDHESMLTADGYHHYQQNQVKQMSSSITASTYNATASTSTTTPNDDHQQTTPSSMIVTTTTTTTPPSSCPPLPVDMFLDDDDFDWVAAIDSCDVLDDIYIPADDHLFQPDDEFGRYLLEELVF, encoded by the exons ATGGAGGgagtacaacaacaacaacaatttgtTAACAAGAATTACCACGATTATGAAGATGGTCTTGCCCCTGGGTATCGCTTTTGTCCAACCGATGCAGAACTTATCGTCTGCTACTTGAAAGCAAAGATCGAGAAAGATGTGTATCCCCCTTGCCGCATACATGAAGTCAATATCTATAACTACAATCCCGATGATCTTGCAA ATGAATACCGATCGTGTGATAACAAGTGGTACTTCTTGACCCCGAGAGAACGACAGTGCCCAAAGGGGAGTCGGCCGAATAGAAAGGTGGGCAACTTTGGGAAATGGAAGGCAGCACAGAAAGACGCGGCAGTGTTGGATGTGAAGGGCCAAGAAGTTGGAAGGAAAAGAAGTTTGAACTTCATGGATGAAAATGGGATCAAGACGTCATGGCTAATGCAAGAGTATACCACCACCCATCCTAATCTCCCCATTGGAACCGGACCACAAACCATG TTGAGCAATTGGGTGCTGTGCAAAATTTATAAGCTGAAGGAAGAAAAGAACGGAACTACTGGAAACGTTAATCAGGCGAAACAACAACAATTTGTAGGCAAGAGAAAGAATAATGATCAAGAAAATCAGGGAAGTGTGCGCGATGAACAAAACCAACAACTACACAATATTCTTAAAGATGAACCGTCACCCAAACGAACAAGACTAGCATCAGACGTCGACTACAACCAACAGCAGCAGAGTACTGACCCTACTTCACAGCAATATTATTACAATCATGAGAGCATGTTAACTACTACAGCCGATGGTTATCATTGTCAACAAAATCAGAAGCAGATGTCATCAATATTCATGAACGCATCAACAAATTATAACACTAGTGCTTCAACTTCTTCTACTACTCCAAATGATGATCATCAACAAACACCTTCTAGCATGATAGTTACTAGTACTCCAAACGATGATCATGAGAGCATGTTAACGGCGGATGGTTATCATcattatcaacaaaatcaaGTGAAGCAAATGTCATCATCAATTACCGCATCAACTTATAACGCTACTGCTTCAACTTCTACTACTACTCCAAACGATGATCATCAACAAACGACACCTTCTAGCATGATagttactactactactactactacgcCTCCATCGTCATGTCCGCCCCTCCCAGTAGACATGtttttggatgatgatgattttgattgGGTGGCTGCTATCGATTCTTGCGATGttcttgatgatatatatattccaGCTGATGATCATCTTTTCCAACCCGACGACGAGTTTGGCCGGTATCTTCTTGAAGAACTCGTGTTCTGA